From Denitrovibrio acetiphilus DSM 12809, the proteins below share one genomic window:
- a CDS encoding STAS domain-containing protein encodes MFEVQDKGDKKLVFVKGEVNAQTGSELKKNILDIFNSANTVVLSFKGVVYMNSSGLREIIDLLKNANKTKKTLMLCEMTPDIREMFTFTGLDKVFKIYDTQAQALG; translated from the coding sequence ATGTTTGAAGTACAGGACAAAGGGGACAAAAAGCTTGTTTTTGTCAAAGGGGAAGTTAACGCTCAGACAGGCAGCGAACTGAAAAAAAACATTCTCGATATTTTCAACAGTGCAAATACCGTTGTGCTCTCTTTCAAAGGTGTTGTCTATATGAACAGTTCTGGTCTCAGAGAGATAATCGACCTTTTGAAGAACGCTAACAAAACCAAAAAGACTCTCATGCTCTGTGAAATGACTCCTGATATCAGAGAGATGTTTACTTTCACAGGTCTGGATAAAGTTTTCAAAATATATGATACGCAAGCTCAAGCTCTGGGGTAA